Proteins encoded together in one Microplitis mediator isolate UGA2020A chromosome 7, iyMicMedi2.1, whole genome shotgun sequence window:
- the LOC130670743 gene encoding uncharacterized protein LOC130670743 produces MQPGRCLAVTLLALSILDIKTTSTFSKTTRVLKVVRLPAGYMEIVKEDTCSDGVIRLTCRSLHAFIFVLEAEYQRDKTHSCHEVNKVRRAARFREFRSRMHENAKIQLRGNYIKDDEEDDSVIDLRTLFNRRCSGLYHCRVTITEDHPGTSKWQPANLRLKYACIPETAVRRYCNIEVKINDNEGGYVKSPGYPLYYPGEYSCGWTFHAVPGQRVSLIFHDFNIRSPESNGRCLDTVRVRENGKVLFESCGTRAGVKIISNSNKVTVDLISSSRVYPARGFLLQYGAIIGCPEAQAPNGSYVTNDTLDSRTYKCRSGTIFPDTNEPTRTLDCRNGRWNETIDSLPTCVASSAAILKTEADSNRLSSLSDNNFQSTGVRIGRTENAVAVGNNFAMADPVNTAMAKQTDVVRDMVIPSILIVLLFVGNAVIVYIIFQYRKRKTPAVTSGEGMALRAAQDVPQV; encoded by the exons ATGCAACCCGGAAGGTGCTTAGCGGTGACGCTGCTCGCGCTTTCAATACTGGATATAAAAACTACAAGCACATTTTCAAAAACTACGAGAGTGTTAAAGGTCGTGAGATTACCCGCGGGTTACATGGAAATAGTCAAAGAGGACACGTGCTCTGATGGAGTTATTCGCCTGACTTGCCGATCTCTTCACGCGTTCATTTTCGTTCTCGAAGCCGAGTATCAACGCGACAAAACCCACAGTTGCCATGAAGTTAACAAAGTCCGCCGTGCCGCGAGATTCCGCGAGTTCCGATCGCGGATGCACGAGAATGCGAAAATTCAACTGAGAGGTAATTATATTAAAGATGATGAAGAAGATGACTCGGTCATTGATTTGCGGACTCTATTCAATCgcag ATGCAGTGGACTTTATCACTGTCGAGTCACCATTACCGAAGATCATCCAGGCACATCAAAGTGGCAGCCGGCAAACCTGCGGCTTAAATACGCATGCATACCCG AAACCGCGGTACGGAGATATTGCAACATTGAGGtgaaaataaatgacaatGAAGGAGGGTACGTTAAATCCCCGGGCTATCCTCTCTATTATCCCGGTGAATATTCCTGCGGCTGGACTTTCCATGCCGTTCCAGGTCAGAGAGTTTCACTAATCTTCCACGACTTCAATATTCGCA gcCCTGAATCCAACGGGAGATGCCTCGATACCGTTCGTGTACGCGAGAATGGaaaagttttatttgaatcctGCGGAACAAGAGCGGGCGTGAAAATTATATCGAATTCAAATAAAGTAACAGTCGATCTCATCTCTTCCTCCCGCGTTTATCCTGCTCGGGGATTTTTACTGCAATATGGAG CGATAATCGGCTGTCCAGAGGCGCAAGCTCCGAACGGAAGTTACGTCACAAACGATACCCTCGACTCAAGGACTTACAAGTGTCGGTCGGGTACGATATTCCCCGACACGAACGAACCCACGAGGACACTCGACTGTCGAAACGGGAGATGGAACGAGACCATCGACAGCCTGCCCACTTGCGTTG cATCATCAGCGGCGATTTTAAAAACAGAAGCTGACAGCAACCGATTGTCGAGTTTATCGGACAACAATTTTCAGAGCACGGGGGTCAGAATTGGAAGAACCGAGAACGCAGTCGCGGTTGGAAACAATTTCGCTATGGCAGATCCAGTGAACACAGCAATGGCTAAACAAACAGACGTTGTCAGAG atatGGTGATACCATCGATACTTATTGTATTGTTATTTGTGGGCAACGCTGTCATTGTTTATATCATTTTCCAATATCGAAAAAG gAAAACGCCGGCAGTCACCTCTGGAGAAGGAATGGCTCTGAGAGCAGCGCAAGATGTCCCACAagtctga
- the LOC130670742 gene encoding HEAT repeat-containing protein 1 homolog produces the protein MPTSLAAQLKKLEAPQTSLLLQDKKRPSLLFDPKEAANLDREKVFKIGKSGFDELLKQSDVFQQFEPIFFSPSSLKFERAMYTSKENKKLDAAINKFLMYLSPYFLLNTAHKTLEWLIRRFHIHEYNKDGFIMLILPYHDTRIFVRAIQLVNLTNPADKWHWLEPIQKPGVPLPSLTVANRLVCDNSFLNLLCSHVVTATETYGPEAHRLSTLYSFYSTRVIGAIDRAKDISEVQVSHLLPVLLHGLSSSIVDYTASTYMVLTQLWKKVRLDDKTIQHLLAKALKHPSPELRTNVLMLVYSIYDTPYHSLTVVSDKVVTRTAKHSWFCEETMKVRATTLDTSKFLVLLCETAVKIIVKNPAEAEKIKDMITAIFQKINFDDKEIDVILKNTLKPNLATGTLSTASKQFLSQLFSSIETRYPVCFDEYLKDLMAKSEKDLEAKEVLQFLMSWHSGAHQTKISMETLNRLYHFSAEQRIMALETLSKENLGVSDGFQELLNSSLLQRFNDDDVRVVKTLLNFPVKRLKSIFSSDVLVDQLMVLLSQCHTEKRHTLARPALKILLDVWDEGDDTSIFIATLPYLFPSRDEEVQIAMQILNSAFAKKNKYLQMVKNDVGAQADAESIGSAAFHNILNWELLPPSENVLSTMKLSDNVDATALFFNLVLLGSVCRVPVGKLSPKIAREVIEMAAKMIKQYPKVLALPNCNQLTGEKIQEALQLTSKEILPLQAGTYVLEMVHRRLDLQSNSVLDFENNPEHAQLILRTVEILFDGIASSANKAHYSWCLKIFFQRHFPTAPNLLRFLSQFFVKPVAPQTSLHCLQIALAVLNRSNSFQWIFQDKTFIGNLLIGLARPNEKCRIAALSILKRLSQTFNIAMEGSSTLLDKISDRESEIRIDHEQLPVILYSLLSPDPDVESQFKKVVRKKLQETREFLLSTILDDKVPIHITAQLLEILTHVNGPEVLQELAPKGLRLLDQLRECPDKRYTQIALSNILQRFNCITVEALKQESVWRLFDQAMSTHQLQVPLEGKSKSPSIVLLKQIDQIFFDKCSKIASGLQKKIVAKLVDIVTDCEIGTIVAAANRAVKRIKIDAQLVVDELRTMKEAKLPEEDTSAMNPARKRRSARLKQIHLRPEIINTREWKRGITVLEFIQRAENIINEELLLPVLFELLRLCLAFEEQSPLEYTNQLLLSTIYHLASKGLPISDAHQQVDLISQCIRISQNPQTHHHALLVLVQLFKIADIETALHNIMPIFTFMGSSVLRQDDAYSIQIISKTIETVVPIINATNDETHACAILRIFVVSLPDIPEHRRVPLFNKLLQLLENHLHLFYLLTFESHVLNQGKNPQDQQTSSQRLEFALTISQEFSPKTLIDVCVKLIEFMKILPIEIEENSQKRQIVFPKEHIFDVAKNTPKQLRHYRYTIVQFLSVLLSSSEFVNKVALLDDQETMKIRPHYDKLIVELILLIQSASKSADLYQGKPKEKYWKVLLHNLYDILSAVNGLLPNGVFILSVKKLMNHDFLTVRRKILELMNARLQQRKFTELDHLNLITLIDPLLQIVGKHGKMLSQEMEVVQQTSLITLKLLAKLLASEHPDQFKPVLELSTEYMAAKDGPLLGSVVLCVAELSSTMRIHAIPLMNKFMPAIIKLLKSHCHQESPDIVVISIISALQKIVESFVKFLSCYLDELVPELCRLNTLYTDPDHPKIGVIVSKLKATCEKISTNVRMSPLLRTVAEVYESFIDKKTYHYIPQLMTILADSFTTLTPAGLGAVVGDLTDFFLKVLQFREELGGSQDMQVDEDAEVLKKTIVLVEESAGKALVSLVLKLSESTFRSFYYKLYDWAARDSEFKYRNITFYRLSSSIADGLKSLFVLFAGHLLQHSALLLDQNNPAVNKPGDNTFADESSRVELIEAILSTLHKLFSYDAHNFINQARFEILAQPIVDQIENTMGTKEEFQVRARELIVPCVACFAAATEDDSLHKKLVYQTLLKTQHKESYVRNTALSAVVEIARKLGEDFMPFLPETIPFLAELLEDGEREVEKATQNAVRTLEEILGEPLQKYF, from the coding sequence ATGCCGACGTCACTAGCAGCTCAATTAAAAAAGCTCGAAGCGCCGCAAACATCACTGCTTCTGCAGGACAAAAAACGTCCTAGTTTGTTGTTCGATCCGAAGGAAGCTGCGAATCTAGACCGAgagaaagtttttaaaatcggTAAGAGCGGGTTCGACGAGCTCCTGAAACAGTCCGATGTCTTCCAACAGTTCGAGCCGATTTTCTTCTCGCCAAGTTCGTTGAAATTTGAGCGCGCCATGTACACGAGCAAGGAGAACAAGAAGCTGGACGCCGCGATCAACAAGTTCCTGATGTATCTGTCGCCTTACTTTCTGCTAAATACCGCGCACAAGACACTGGAGTGGCTGATCCGTAGGTTCCACATCCACGAGTACAACAAAGACGGATTTATTATGCTGATACTGCCGTATCATGACACGAGAATCTTCGTCAGAGCAATTCAGCTCGTGAACTTGACAAATCCTGCAGACAAATGGCACTGGCTGGAGCCAATACAGAAACCCGGAGTCCCGCTGCCTTCTCTGACTGTTGCGAACCGGCTGGTGTGTGACAACAGTTTTCTAAACCTTCTCTGCAGCCACGTGGTGACGGCGACGGAAACCTACGGCCCGGAGGCACATCGACTGAGCACTTTGTACTCCTTCTACTCGACCAGAGTGATCGGAGCTATCGATCGAGCTAAAGACATCAGTGAAGTCCAAGTAAGTCACCTTCTTCCAGTACTTTTACACGGTCTCAGCAGCTCTATTGTTGATTATACTGCAAGTACTTACATGGTACTCACTCAGTTATGGAAAAAAGTCCGTCTTGATGACAAGACAATTCAGCACTTACTTGCCAAGGCTCTAAAACATCCGTCCCCCGAGCTCAGGACCAACGTACTGATGCTAGTTTACTCCATCTATGATACTCCTTATCATTCACTGACTGTTGTTTCTGATAAAGTAGTCACCAGAACAGCGAAACACTCGTGGTTCTGCGAAGAAACCATGAAAGTTAGAGCTACTACATTAGATACCTCAAAGTTTTTAGTTCTTTTGTGCGAGACCGCTGTCAAAATAATCGTCAAAAATCCCGCGGaggctgaaaaaataaaagacatgaTCACGGCAATCTttcaaaagataaattttgatgACAAGGAAATTGACGTCATTCTAAAAAACACTTTGAAGCCTAATCTAGCGACGGGCACACTGTCAACTGCTAGCAAACAGTTCCTGAGCCAGTTGTTCAGTTCTATTGAGACCCGCTATCCAGTTTGTTTTGACGAATACCTCAAGGACTTGATGGCCAAGAGTGAGAAGGACCTGGAAGCCAAAGAAGTCCTTCAGTTTCTGATGTCTTGGCACTCGGGGGCCCATCAGACTAAAATTTCCATGGAAACACTGAACCGGTTGTATCATTTTAGCGCGGAGCAAAGAATAATGGCTTTGGAGACGCTGTCGAAAGAGAATCTCGGTGTCAGTGACGGATTCCAGGAGCTGCTCAACAGTTCGCTGCTCCAGAGATTCAAtgacgatgatgtccgagtggtCAAGACTCTTCTTAACTTCCCGGTGAAGCGTCTCAAGAGTATTTTTTCTTCTGACGTTCTTGTAGATCAACTGATGGTTCTGCTGTCCCAATGTCATACTGAAAAGAGACACACTCTGGCACGTCCagcgttgaaaattttacttgacGTCTGGGACGAAGGAGACGACACCAGTATTTTTATCGCTACGTTGCCATATTTGTTTCCGAGTCGCGACGAAGAAGTACAGATCGCCATGCAGATCCTCAACTCCGCGTTTGCCAAGAAAAATAAGTACTTGCAGATGGTGAAAAATGACGTGGGAGCTCAAGCTGACGCTGAATCAATCGGCTCAGCCGCGTTCCACAATATTCTCAACTGGGAACTCTTGCCGCCCTCGGAAAATGTTCTCTCTACTATGAAACTATCAGACAACGTCGACGCCACGGCTCTATTCTTCAATTTGGTACTTCTGGGATCAGTTTGCCGCGTTCCCGTAGGGAAGTTGTCGCCGAAAATAGCCCGGGAGGTGATCGAAATGGCTGCTAAGATGATAAAGCAGTACCCCAAGGTCCTTGCGCTGCCCAACTGCAATCAGCTGACTGGAGAAAAAATTCAGGAAGCGCTTCAACTTACGTCCAAAGAAATTTTACCGCTGCAAGCTGGTACTTATGTGCTGGAAATGGTCCACAGACGGTTAGACTTGCAGTCAAACTCAGTGCTGGACTTTGAAAACAACCCGGAGCACGCGCAGCTTATTTTGCGCACCGTCGAAATTTTGTTCGACGGCATTGCGTCGTCAGCGAATAAAGCCCACTACTCTTGGTGTCTGAAAATATTCTTTCAACGTCACTTCCCCACTGCTCCGAACCTCTTGCGTTTCCTGTCGCAGTTTTTTGTAAAACCAGTCGCCCCCCAAACTTCGCTTCACTGTCTCCAGATAGCTCTTGCTGTGTTAAACCGTTCGAATTCATTCCAATGGATTTTCCAGGACAAAACATTCAtcggtaatttattaattggatTGGCGCGACCTAATGAAAAATGCCGCATAGCAGCTCTgagtattttaaaacgacTCTCACAGACGTTCAATATCGCAATGGAAGGATCCTCGACTCTGCTGGATAAAATTTCCGACAGAGAATCGGAAATCAGAATCGACCATGAGCAACTTCCGGTTATTTTGTACTCATTGCTGTCTCCAGACCCGGATGTCGAGTCGCAGTTCAAGAAAGTAGTCCGTAAAAAACTCCAGGAAACGCGGGAATTTCTTCTGAGCACTATCTTGGACGACAAAGTACCGATTCATATCACCGCGCAGCTTCTGGAGATACTGACCCACGTAAACGGACCGGAAGTTCTCCAAGAGCTCGCTCCGAAGGGGCTACGGCTGCTGGATCAGCTTCGGGAGTGTCCAGATAAACGCTACACTCAGATCGCCCTGAGTAATATTCTGCAGAGATTCAACTGCATCACAGTAGAAGCTCTGAAGCAGGAAAGCGTCTGGCGGCTGTTTGACCAGGCCATGAGCACCCACCAGCTCCAAGTACCTCTGGAAGGTAAATCAAAGTCACCAAGTATCGTTCTTTTGAAGCAGATCGACCAGATATTCTTTGATAAATGCAGCAAAATAGCATCCGGTCTccagaaaaaaatagtcgccaAGCTGGTGGACATCGTGACTGATTGTGAGATCGGGACCATCGTCGCGGCTGCTAACAGAGCCGtgaaaagaatcaaaattgaTGCTCAGCTGGTGGTAGATGAGCTTCGCACAATGAAAGAAGCGAAATTACCCGAAGAAGACACTTCAGCAATGAATCCAGCACGCAAGCGAAGGTCTGCGCGCTTGAAACAAATCCACTTACGACCGGAAATAATCAACACTCGTGAATGGAAACGCGGGATTACTGTGCTCGAGTTTATTCAACGAGCAGAAAATATCATCAATGAGGAGCTTCTGCTGCcagttttatttgaattactgCGACTGTGTCTGGCCTTTGAAGAGCAAAGTCCGCTGGAGTACACGAACCAGTTGCTGCTGTCTACAATTTATCATTTGGCTTCAAAAGGTCTGCCGATATCTGACGCCCATCAGCAGGTCGATTTAATATCTCAGTGCATAAGGATCTCGCAAAATCCTCAGACACATCACCATGCTCTGCTGGTTCTGGTTCAGTTGTTCAAGATCGCGGACATTGAGACGGCTCTGCACAATATCATGCCGATCTTTACATTCATGGGCAGCTCGGTACTGCGTCAAGATGACGCATACTCTATCCAGATTATTTCAAAAACCATCGAAACTGTCGTCCCGATAATCAACGCCACCAACGACGAAACTCATGCCTGCGCGATTCTCCGTATCTTCGTGGTGTCTCTCCCCGACATACCCGAGCACCGGCGAGTCCCGTTGTTCAATAAACTGCTGCAACTCCTAGAGAACCATCTCCACCTTTTCTACCTCCTGACATTTGAGAGCCACGTGCTGAATCAGGGGAAAAACCCTCAAGACCAACAGACATCATCCCAGAGACTCGAATTCGCCCTGACTATTTCCCAAGAATTTTCTCCAAAAACTCTTATCGATGTCTGCGTTAAATTAATCGAGTTTATGAAGATTCTGCCCATCGAAATAGAGGAAAATTCACAGAAACGACAGATTGTTTTTCCAAAGGAGCACATTTTTGACGTTGCTAAAAATACTCCCAAGCAACTGCGTCATTATCGGTACACAATTGTCCAGTTCCTGAGTGTCTTGTTGTCATCCTCGGAGTTTGTCAACAAAGTCGCTCTGCTAGATGACCAGGAAACGATGAAGATAAGGCCCCactatgataaattaattgtcgAGCTGATACTTCTTATTCAAAGCGCTTCAAAAAGTGCTGATCTGTACCAGGGCAAGCCCAAGGAAAAATACTGGAAAGTCCTTCTGCACAATCTGTACGACATTTTATCAGCAGTAAACGGCCTTCTACCTAACGGAGTATTCATACTGAGTGTCAAGAAATTAATGAATCACGATTTCCTCACAGTAAGACGTAAAATACTTGAGCTAATGAACGCCCGTCTTCAGCAGCGCAAGTTCACTGAACTGGATCACCTAAATCTAATTACTTTGATAGATCCACTTCTACAAATAGTTGGCAAACATGGGAAAATGTTGAGCCAAGAGATGGAAGTTGTTCAACAAACTTCACTGATTACTTTGAAACTATTAGCGAAACTTTTAGCCTCCGAGCATCCGGATCAATTTAAACCGGTACTTGAACTGTCAACTGAGTACATGGCCGCCAAAGATGGACCTCTTCTGGGTTCGGTAGTTCTCTGTGTCGCGGAACTCAGCAGCACGATGCGTATCCACGCGATCCCTTTGATGAATAAGTTCATGCCGGCGATTATCAAGTTACTGAAGAGTCACTGCCATCAAGAGTCCCCGGACATCGTCGTCATAAGTATCATCAGCGCGCTCCAGAAGATTGTCGAGTCGTTTGTCAAGTTCTTGTCCTGCTACCTTGACGAACTGGTGCCGGAGTTATGTCGTCTCAATACTTTGTACACCGACCCGGACCACCCGAAAATCGGGGTCATAGTTTCGAAACTGAAAGCCACTTgcgagaagatttctactaaTGTCAGAATGTCGCCTCTGCTGCGCACAGTCGCTGAAGTTTACGAgtcatttattgataaaaaaacttatcATTATATTCCGCAGCTGATGACTATTTTGGCGGACTCGTTCACAACTTTGACACCCGCGGGACTCGGAGCGGTCGTTGGTGACCTGACGGACTTCTTCCTGAAGGTCCTGCAGTTCCGTGAGGAGTTGGGTGGCTCCCAAGACATGCAAGTTGATGAAGATGCTGAAGTACTCAAGAAAACTATTGTCCTGGTAGAAGAGAGCGCTGGCAAGGCTCTGGTGTCTCTGGTACTAAAACTCAGCGAGTCAACATTCAGATCTTTTTACTACAAATTGTACGACTGGGCTGCCAGGGACTCGGAATTCAAGTACCGGAACATAACTTTCTATCGGTTGTCCTCCAGCATCGCTGATGGACTCAAGTCCCTGTTTGTCCTCTTTGCTGGTCACTTACTTCAGCACTCGGCTCTGCTGCTCGACCAGAACAATCCAGCCGTCAATAAACCAGGCGACAATACTTTTGCTGATGAATCCTCTCGCGTTGAATTGATCGAAGCCATTCTATCAACTCTACACAAATTATTTAGCTACGACgctcataattttataaatcaagCGCGATTTGAGATACTGGCGCAGCCGATCGTTGATCAGATTGAAAACACCATGGGAACTAAAGAAGAATTTCAGGTTCGGGCGAGGGAACTGATCGTTCCCTGCGTCGCCTGTTTTGCTGCCGCCACTGAAGACGACTCGcttcataaaaaattggtcTACCAGACGCTACTGAAGACTCAGCACAAAGAATCTTACGTTCGTAACACCGCGCTAAGTGCTGTCGTGGAGATCGCCAGGAAGTTGGGCGAAGATTTCATGCCGTTCCTGCCAGAAACTATTCCGTTCCTCGCGGAATTGCTCGAAGACGGAgagcgggaagttgaaaaagCGACGCAGAATGCTGTGAGGACTCTTGAGGAAATACTTGGGGAGCCtttacaaaaatacttttaa
- the LOC130672161 gene encoding 2-oxoglutarate and iron-dependent oxygenase domain-containing protein 3-like — protein MTQEDKKVRQRDVTKGKKVESSKNDDKKNSREEDTPVEPKFGPRVSFPYQKVWSRCVLILGVLLIVWYNSRRGKEVSFARQRDILLSRTQNLDCANDYKAEMATYPGCMPEKCGRVVTDKLVSNTETDVLLKIALNGMNLGGSDGGATILDLHSGALSKGKKFIDVYSLDQAAKIFNPADFAIYKVVKTKIQHAVAHHFGVDADKIYLTKPTFFSRITNVSAKTTHDEYWHPHIDKETYEHFSYTSLLYLNDFGRDFEGGRFIFIDSNNVNSTVEPRKGRVSMFTSGGENLHAVEPVTSGTRYALTVSFTCNPEAGITDPSLKTSKKRT, from the exons ATGACGCAGGAAGACAAAAAAGTGAGACAGAGAGACGTCACTAAgggaaaaaaagttgaatcctctaaaaatgatgataagaAAAACAGTCGAGAGGAAGATACTCCAGTGGAAcc gaaattcgGGCCTAGAGTATCATTTCCTTATCAGAAAGTCTGGTCGCGATGTGTGCTAATCCTAGGAGTCCTGCTAATTGTTTGGTACAACAGTAGACGTGGCAAGGAAGTGTCATTTGCGCGACAAAGAGACATTCTCTTAAGTAGAACTCAGAATTTAGATTGCGCTAATGACTACAAAGCTGAGATGGCCACGTATCCAGGCTGCATGCCCGAGAAATGTGGCCGTGTTGTCACTGATAAGCTGGTATCTAACACCGAGACTGACGTGCTGTTAAAAATAGCTCTCAATGGAATGAATCTAGGCGGTTCTGATGGCGGCGCTACTATCCTAGACCTACACTCTGGGGCTCTGAGCAAAGGAAAGAAATTCATTGATGTCTACTCACTTGACCAGGCagctaaaatatttaatcctgCAGACTTCGCTATTTACAA agTAGTTAAGACGAAGATACAACACGCAGTAGCGCATCACTTTGGTGTCGatgctgataaaatttatctaacgaagccaacatttttctcccgCATAACCAACGTGTCTGCTAAAACTACTCACGATGAGTATTGGCATCCGCATATCGACAAG GAGACGTATGAACACTTTAGTTACACATCTCTCCTGTATCTAAATGACTTCGGACGTGATTTCGAAGGCGggagatttatttttattgatagtaATAATGTTAATTCTACAGTTGAACCCCGTAAAG gaAGAGTATCAATGTTCACATCAGGAGGAGAAAATCTCCATGCAGTTGAACCCGTGACTTCCGGTACAAGATACGCACTCACAGTATCATTTACCTGCAATCCCGAAGCCGGGATAACAGATCCCAGTTTAAAAACTTCTAAAAAACGTACATGA